A genomic region of Gemmata massiliana contains the following coding sequences:
- a CDS encoding carbohydrate porin, which produces MRADFRQVVIASVVLLFSGALAFGQYPQAVTPGPNSVPVAVEGPSQGTTAPTPSEPAGTVATEPVPPANPYAGDLFSRARLTGDWWGARSALANRGLTFDLFATQFYQGVTAGGNERAWEYGGKLDYLFNVDGQKLGLWKGLFLNMHAETRYGTDLNGIDGLIAPSNIAMNFPDATTSITSITGLKLTQALSENFAVYAGKINTLDEYPLRYSPGLGTNKPGLEGFQNTSLVFNPIVARTIPYAAAGAGFAVLKDLEPVFTFTVFDPEERATSGLQNLYDRGVVLVPDLVLRTKFLDRPGAYNFGGTYSTAKYRSFDPAAYLNIPFLRSLVARNPATPLETGSWSVYANFYQSIWVDELDEKRNWGLFGQFGISDGNPNPVRFVANGGIGGRSMIPGRKLDTFGVGYYYLGLSDNFKALARPFTPQRDEHGVELFYNYAITPWCRLTYDFQVATPSTINVNTTITTGLRLQILF; this is translated from the coding sequence ATGCGCGCCGACTTCCGACAGGTCGTGATTGCGTCCGTAGTGCTGTTGTTCTCCGGCGCGCTCGCGTTCGGGCAATATCCCCAGGCGGTAACACCCGGTCCGAACTCGGTGCCGGTTGCAGTCGAGGGGCCGTCACAGGGAACAACGGCACCTACTCCTTCTGAACCGGCGGGGACCGTGGCCACCGAACCAGTTCCTCCGGCGAACCCGTATGCCGGCGACCTCTTCTCCCGGGCGCGGCTGACCGGGGATTGGTGGGGGGCACGCTCGGCGTTAGCCAACCGCGGGCTCACCTTCGATTTGTTCGCGACACAGTTCTATCAAGGGGTTACGGCCGGGGGAAACGAGCGCGCGTGGGAGTACGGCGGGAAGCTCGATTACCTGTTCAACGTGGACGGGCAGAAGCTCGGGCTGTGGAAGGGGTTGTTCCTGAACATGCACGCGGAAACCCGGTACGGTACCGACCTCAACGGGATCGACGGGCTGATCGCGCCCAGTAACATCGCGATGAACTTCCCCGACGCGACGACGAGTATCACCTCGATCACCGGGCTGAAACTCACCCAAGCCCTCAGCGAGAACTTCGCGGTGTACGCAGGGAAGATCAACACACTCGACGAGTACCCGCTGCGCTACAGCCCCGGGTTGGGGACCAACAAGCCGGGCCTCGAAGGGTTCCAGAACACCTCGCTGGTGTTCAACCCGATCGTGGCCCGGACGATCCCGTATGCCGCCGCCGGAGCCGGGTTCGCGGTACTCAAGGATCTCGAACCTGTGTTCACGTTTACGGTGTTCGACCCGGAGGAGCGAGCGACCAGCGGGCTGCAAAACCTGTACGACCGCGGCGTGGTCCTGGTGCCCGACCTGGTGCTGCGCACGAAGTTCCTGGACCGGCCCGGTGCGTACAACTTCGGGGGGACGTACAGCACCGCGAAGTACCGGTCGTTCGACCCGGCCGCGTACCTGAACATCCCGTTCCTGCGGTCCCTGGTGGCGCGCAACCCGGCCACCCCGCTCGAGACCGGTTCGTGGTCCGTGTACGCCAACTTCTACCAATCGATTTGGGTGGACGAGTTGGACGAGAAGCGGAACTGGGGGCTGTTCGGGCAGTTCGGGATCTCGGACGGGAACCCGAACCCGGTCCGATTCGTTGCTAATGGCGGGATCGGCGGGCGCAGCATGATCCCCGGGCGCAAGTTGGACACGTTCGGGGTCGGGTACTACTACCTGGGGCTGAGCGACAACTTCAAGGCCCTCGCTCGCCCGTTCACACCGCAGCGAGACGAGCACGGGGTGGAACTGTTCTACAACTACGCGATCACCCCGTGGTGCCGGTTGACCTACGACTTCCAGGTTGCCACCCCGAGCACGATCAACGTGAACACCACGATCACGACCGGGCTGCGACTCCAGATCCTGTTCTGA